One Candidatus Hydrogenedentota bacterium DNA segment encodes these proteins:
- a CDS encoding UDP-N-acetylglucosamine--LPS N-acetylglucosamine transferase: MRLFHLLEKHDVTFVTVNAAYACDIKGLKLYTIVDATAWNKLKLVRQALQILYIVLMERPEIVISTGAAPGYFALRIAKMLGAKTIWLDSVANVERMSRSGSQVGPYADLWLTQWPHLAVDKIGLRCKGAVL; encoded by the coding sequence ATGAGGCTGTTCCACCTGCTCGAGAAGCACGATGTGACGTTTGTAACGGTCAACGCCGCGTACGCGTGCGATATCAAGGGCTTGAAGCTGTACACGATCGTGGACGCCACGGCTTGGAACAAGCTTAAACTCGTTCGCCAGGCGCTTCAGATCTTATATATCGTGCTGATGGAACGGCCTGAAATCGTGATATCCACGGGCGCCGCCCCCGGCTATTTCGCGCTGCGCATTGCCAAGATGCTCGGCGCGAAGACGATCTGGCTCGACAGCGTCGCCAACGTGGAGCGCATGTCGCGCTCGGGTTCGCAGGTCGGCCCGTACGCCGATCTGTGGCTGACGCAATGGCCTCACCTGGCGGTGGACAAGATCGGCCTTCGCTGCAAGGGAGCCGTGCTGTGA
- a CDS encoding exosortase-associated EpsI family protein, translating to MIKLVAPVVTCALLAGVAAGNAARHRVPAGVDAYHESIRAAVEQIPYNVGNWVGTDTEIRQEALRILDANSTVSRVFRHLITGDTATLLLVQCADARSLLGHYPPVCYPSQGWSQLSASPQSFASADGEQSATEYVFAYDLLQQSSSLEVLHFTVLPDGRIGPDMNLLDGMARDRRFTFYGGASVQFIVTAGLPEEERRETYEMLYQAAAPWLAAVQAGIPS from the coding sequence ATGATTAAGCTGGTTGCCCCCGTGGTGACATGCGCTCTGCTGGCGGGCGTTGCGGCTGGCAACGCCGCGCGGCACCGTGTTCCCGCGGGCGTGGACGCCTATCACGAAAGCATCCGCGCGGCTGTGGAGCAAATCCCTTATAACGTCGGGAACTGGGTGGGCACGGATACCGAAATCCGCCAGGAGGCGCTTCGAATCCTGGATGCGAACAGCACCGTGAGCCGCGTTTTCCGGCACCTGATCACCGGCGACACGGCGACGCTGCTGCTGGTGCAGTGCGCGGATGCGAGAAGCTTGCTCGGGCACTATCCGCCGGTTTGCTACCCGTCTCAGGGCTGGAGCCAGCTTTCGGCTTCGCCACAGTCCTTCGCTTCAGCGGACGGCGAACAGTCAGCTACCGAGTATGTCTTCGCGTACGACCTGCTCCAGCAGTCGAGCTCGCTCGAAGTCCTGCATTTTACCGTGCTGCCCGACGGCCGAATCGGGCCGGACATGAACCTGCTGGACGGCATGGCGCGCGATCGGCGCTTCACCTTTTACGGCGGCGCGAGTGTCCAGTTCATCGTGACCGCCGGGCTGCCGGAAGAAGAGCGCCGCGAGACCTACGAAATGCTTTACCAGGCGGCCGCCCCCTGGCTCGCCGCCGTACAGGCAGGAATTCCCTCATGA
- a CDS encoding tetratricopeptide repeat protein — MRRKHRIIILVTLLVVIVAGGGGAVFFRQQFLDQRALANRERGMEAAQAGNHRDALHSLGSYLQRFGQKEDAEALYEYAHARLNIPLPNARHISQSIALLLQVLEIDPNYTKAQHELLDLYVLAGYGQETLDLAQKVLERDPGDVRALGAEARALAMLRRFDEALARARRIAEVAPENTDNHFLVLALMENASAPDAEMLAYAGNQPGLQPGTTKYQLVQAVAHQLAGDNGRAREFAREAAQSVEAGSDDVPVTVNLLNRFGLYDDSLGLLARTAPGSDNVQLRQLYCQRLFESGNIAEVLAQTGEKPYAELDSTLLAIRGMALGRENNTAELETIAAELDARSDDTVADAWAPLLRAVWLGGAGSPQEVVQICSEAVEAEPGNPYFHYFQGLAYEQLGEREQAIVAWQNAVRAAPAWIDPILRGAGLLASIGRHGEAVSLVQEAMRRAPQNVSVAAASAEIIGSNIDALPEDRIGQLLALAEQVQQASPNEPRTLPLVVELYARQGDTATATSKLQAALDALQPLPEATLLKLAQTSDTHGLGLAQACFDAIGASVGQTPATVLAQALSALRSGDADAGRRLLDEAAAETPDNPQWKLMTAQYLDAAGSPDATAAWAAVVDEDMNNAAVLQRILDSRRAWDDTALIDRVIEKLKTITGEGAVTWRVARARWLLLTDTSQKAAAEAAALVNDTLRTSLPEAQRYTLLATALERLNNAQGAIDRLEQAVEIAPDSAAVRFELARLYGDSGRGNQASIHLDHVLNTPTAQPADRRRAAALLARQGNVQRAIDVLLQLHPEEEREAPRDMLLAQLYRRAGQYDNAEAICRRVLEEEPNASVIEFTADLLASQGRRDEGREVLARLDALEETPAGVREMILAEFNRFYGDPAEAGRWYEAALEADDDNPIIWRRNLAYLVRAGKIDDALARLPEAHAACPNEKAFATLNEKVDLLEGLRDNAIASPFILAAIEQPGSLDRALRALEVVRDSAATGQETLAIEFRRLAEQNPTFLTLKMQLVRLYAALNRHKDAADLASQSMRDFPNEIEPALLAAEAHAANEDWVNALGAAREWRRRAPGNPDAADLMIATAQIRLDRSSEAIDTISPYLAREGGDPNQFSPMFASQARALINAGRVPEAAELIQPRLDKASPWRMLWIQLAVLDLPDNALAAEWLDQVAPLIPEDAIEERLALASAWYELAAKTSDAGHKQKAEGLIQALASRPDVDGRTIFALGVTAERDGNPEAAEEHYRRALELDPTLNVAKNNLAMRYVASERNLDQALQLAQEITQADPNNANYHDTLGQVHAARGDLDAAIQALEKAAELQPRNREWTDRVELFKQKKAEAALGAGNPGQSPTTVGL, encoded by the coding sequence ATGCGCAGAAAACACCGCATCATCATCCTGGTCACCCTCCTCGTAGTAATAGTCGCGGGTGGCGGTGGCGCGGTATTTTTCCGCCAGCAATTCCTGGACCAGCGCGCGCTGGCCAACCGGGAGCGCGGTATGGAAGCGGCCCAGGCCGGCAACCATCGCGATGCGTTGCATAGTCTCGGCTCCTATCTCCAGCGATTCGGTCAGAAGGAGGATGCCGAGGCGCTCTATGAGTACGCGCACGCGCGTTTGAACATTCCTCTGCCCAACGCGAGGCACATTTCGCAGTCGATAGCGCTCCTGTTGCAGGTGCTGGAGATCGATCCGAATTACACGAAGGCGCAGCACGAACTGCTCGACCTTTACGTGCTCGCGGGATACGGCCAGGAGACGCTTGACCTGGCGCAGAAGGTCCTTGAGCGCGACCCGGGCGATGTCCGGGCGCTTGGCGCGGAAGCACGCGCCCTGGCCATGCTCCGCCGCTTCGACGAGGCCCTGGCGCGCGCCCGCCGGATCGCGGAAGTCGCGCCGGAGAACACGGACAACCACTTCCTGGTGCTCGCGCTTATGGAGAACGCCTCCGCCCCAGACGCGGAGATGCTCGCTTACGCCGGGAACCAGCCGGGCCTCCAACCGGGAACCACCAAGTATCAGCTGGTGCAGGCGGTGGCGCACCAACTCGCGGGGGACAACGGCCGCGCCCGTGAATTCGCCAGGGAAGCCGCACAGTCCGTCGAGGCCGGCTCGGACGATGTTCCGGTAACGGTCAATCTGCTGAATCGATTCGGGCTTTACGATGACTCGCTGGGGCTGCTCGCGCGGACCGCGCCCGGCTCCGATAACGTCCAGTTGCGCCAGCTTTACTGCCAGCGGCTCTTCGAGTCCGGCAACATTGCCGAGGTCCTCGCCCAGACGGGCGAAAAGCCCTATGCGGAGCTGGATTCGACGTTGCTGGCGATCCGGGGGATGGCCCTCGGGCGCGAGAACAACACTGCGGAGCTTGAAACCATCGCCGCGGAACTGGATGCGCGCTCGGACGATACCGTGGCGGATGCCTGGGCCCCGCTTCTCCGGGCGGTGTGGCTGGGCGGCGCCGGATCGCCGCAGGAGGTGGTGCAAATTTGCTCGGAGGCTGTGGAGGCCGAGCCGGGCAATCCTTATTTCCATTACTTCCAGGGGCTCGCCTACGAACAACTCGGCGAGCGGGAGCAGGCCATCGTCGCCTGGCAGAACGCGGTCCGCGCGGCGCCGGCATGGATCGATCCCATTCTCCGGGGGGCGGGGCTGCTCGCTAGCATCGGGCGGCATGGGGAGGCGGTCAGCCTGGTACAGGAGGCGATGCGCAGGGCGCCGCAAAATGTGAGCGTGGCGGCGGCCTCTGCGGAGATCATCGGGTCGAACATCGACGCATTGCCCGAGGATCGGATTGGCCAGCTCCTGGCCCTCGCGGAGCAGGTGCAGCAGGCGAGTCCGAACGAGCCGCGCACACTGCCGCTGGTGGTGGAGCTGTACGCGCGCCAGGGCGACACCGCAACCGCGACAAGCAAGCTCCAGGCGGCGCTCGACGCGCTCCAGCCCCTGCCCGAGGCCACGCTGCTCAAGCTGGCGCAAACAAGCGATACGCACGGCCTCGGCCTGGCGCAGGCCTGTTTCGACGCCATCGGCGCCTCCGTCGGACAGACGCCGGCCACCGTGCTCGCGCAAGCCCTATCGGCGCTTCGGAGCGGCGATGCCGACGCCGGGCGGCGATTACTCGACGAAGCCGCCGCCGAAACGCCGGACAATCCCCAGTGGAAGCTCATGACCGCCCAGTACCTCGACGCCGCCGGCTCGCCGGACGCAACCGCCGCGTGGGCCGCCGTGGTGGATGAAGACATGAACAACGCCGCGGTGCTCCAGCGGATTCTCGATTCCCGGCGCGCCTGGGACGACACGGCGCTGATCGACCGGGTTATCGAGAAGCTCAAGACCATCACAGGCGAAGGCGCGGTCACCTGGCGCGTCGCACGGGCGCGCTGGCTGCTCTTGACCGATACGTCGCAGAAGGCGGCGGCGGAAGCGGCGGCGCTGGTGAACGACACCCTGCGCACCTCCCTCCCGGAGGCCCAGCGCTACACCCTGCTGGCCACCGCCCTGGAGCGCCTGAACAATGCCCAGGGCGCCATCGACCGTTTGGAACAGGCCGTGGAAATCGCGCCCGATTCCGCCGCCGTGCGCTTCGAGCTGGCGCGCCTCTACGGCGACAGCGGGCGGGGCAATCAAGCTTCCATCCACTTGGACCATGTCTTGAACACGCCGACCGCACAGCCCGCCGACCGCCGCCGCGCCGCCGCGCTGCTCGCGCGCCAGGGCAACGTGCAGCGCGCGATCGATGTGCTTCTACAGCTGCACCCGGAAGAAGAACGCGAGGCTCCACGCGACATGCTGCTTGCGCAGCTCTACCGCCGCGCCGGCCAGTATGACAACGCCGAGGCCATCTGCCGGCGCGTGCTGGAGGAGGAACCGAACGCCAGCGTGATCGAGTTCACGGCTGATCTGCTGGCCTCCCAGGGCCGTCGAGACGAGGGCCGGGAGGTCCTGGCGCGGCTCGACGCCCTGGAGGAGACACCCGCCGGCGTGCGGGAGATGATCCTGGCCGAATTCAACCGCTTCTATGGCGATCCAGCGGAAGCGGGCCGCTGGTATGAGGCGGCCCTGGAAGCCGATGACGACAACCCGATTATCTGGCGGCGCAACCTCGCCTACCTCGTCCGCGCCGGGAAAATCGACGACGCTCTCGCGCGCCTGCCCGAAGCGCACGCGGCGTGTCCGAATGAAAAGGCCTTCGCGACCCTGAACGAAAAGGTCGACCTGCTGGAAGGCCTGCGGGACAACGCGATCGCGTCGCCGTTCATCCTCGCCGCCATCGAGCAGCCCGGTAGCCTGGACCGCGCCCTCCGCGCGCTGGAAGTTGTCCGCGACAGCGCCGCCACGGGCCAGGAGACGCTCGCTATCGAGTTCCGCAGGCTCGCCGAGCAGAACCCCACGTTCCTCACGCTCAAAATGCAGCTCGTGCGCCTGTACGCCGCCCTCAACCGGCACAAGGACGCCGCCGACCTCGCCAGCCAGTCGATGCGCGACTTCCCGAACGAAATCGAGCCGGCGCTGCTGGCCGCCGAGGCCCACGCGGCGAACGAGGACTGGGTGAACGCGCTGGGCGCGGCACGCGAATGGCGCCGGCGCGCCCCGGGCAACCCGGACGCGGCGGACCTCATGATCGCGACGGCGCAGATCCGCCTGGACCGGTCGAGCGAGGCCATCGACACCATCAGCCCCTACCTCGCGCGCGAGGGCGGCGACCCGAACCAGTTCTCCCCCATGTTCGCCAGCCAGGCCCGCGCCCTCATCAACGCCGGGCGCGTCCCCGAGGCTGCGGAGCTCATCCAGCCGCGCCTCGACAAGGCCAGCCCCTGGCGCATGCTCTGGATCCAGCTCGCCGTCCTCGACCTCCCCGACAACGCCCTCGCGGCGGAATGGCTGGACCAGGTCGCGCCGCTCATCCCCGAGGACGCCATCGAAGAGCGCCTCGCCCTGGCGTCGGCGTGGTACGAGCTCGCCGCAAAGACCAGCGACGCGGGCCACAAGCAAAAGGCCGAGGGCCTCATCCAGGCGCTGGCGAGCCGCCCCGACGTAGACGGGCGCACCATCTTCGCCCTCGGCGTCACCGCCGAACGCGACGGCAACCCGGAGGCCGCGGAGGAACACTACCGGCGCGCCCTCGAGCTTGACCCCACCCTCAACGTCGCCAAGAACAACCTCGCCATGCGCTATGTCGCCAGCGAAAGGAACCTCGACCAGGCCCTCCAGCTCGCGCAGGAGATCACCCAGGCCGACCCCAACAACGCCAACTACCACGACACCCTCGGCCAGGTCCACGCCGCCCGGGGCGACCTCGACGCCGCCATCCAGGCGCTGGAAAAAGCCGCCGAGCTACAACCCCGAAACCGCGAATGGACCGACCGCGTCGAGCTGTTCAAGCAGAAAAAGGCGGAGGCGGCGTTGGGGGCTGGGAATCCTGGACAATCGCCTACGACCGTGGGATTGTAG
- a CDS encoding class I SAM-dependent methyltransferase → MRNRHPKLYAILDVLLLMVLLPGAVPMKLFRRIGVHRLPLCKNALFRLGVFPLVNHYYEPQFDHRELAGGYAKDRSLPGIDWNVDGQLRMLGKFTHFGELAELEGRRLEGIPPFSYQNSLFSYGDADYWYQIIRAVKPKRIFEIGSGNSTIVARLALEMNREDDPDYACKHVCIEPFESPWLDGSGVTLIRKPVEHVGGEFFLELDEDDILFIDSSHIIRPQGDVLFEYLELLPSLKPGVIVHIHDIFSPKNYPEQWIARDVRFWNEQYLLEAFLSHNASWQVVGALNYLFHHHPNELGAVVPELSTERPPGSFYIRRKS, encoded by the coding sequence ATGAGGAATAGACACCCGAAGCTTTACGCCATTTTGGACGTTCTCCTGCTAATGGTTTTGCTTCCTGGTGCAGTTCCAATGAAACTATTTCGCCGGATCGGCGTCCATCGGCTACCGCTGTGCAAAAACGCCCTCTTTAGGCTAGGGGTCTTCCCCCTGGTAAACCACTATTACGAGCCCCAATTTGATCACAGAGAGTTGGCGGGTGGCTATGCCAAAGATCGAAGCCTCCCTGGAATTGATTGGAATGTTGATGGGCAGCTGAGGATGCTAGGCAAGTTCACCCATTTCGGAGAACTGGCGGAACTGGAAGGCAGAAGGCTGGAAGGTATACCCCCCTTCTCGTATCAAAACTCCCTTTTTTCCTACGGCGACGCGGATTACTGGTACCAGATCATACGGGCGGTTAAGCCGAAGAGAATCTTCGAAATAGGTAGTGGGAACTCCACGATCGTCGCGCGGCTCGCTCTCGAAATGAACCGCGAGGACGACCCTGATTACGCTTGCAAACACGTATGCATCGAGCCGTTTGAGAGCCCATGGCTGGACGGGTCTGGCGTAACGCTTATCCGGAAGCCAGTCGAGCACGTTGGCGGAGAGTTCTTCCTCGAACTCGACGAGGATGATATTCTCTTCATTGACTCCTCCCACATAATCCGACCGCAAGGCGATGTGCTCTTCGAGTATTTAGAGCTCTTGCCCAGCCTGAAACCTGGTGTAATCGTGCATATCCACGACATCTTTTCTCCGAAGAACTACCCCGAACAATGGATTGCTCGGGACGTCAGGTTCTGGAATGAACAGTATCTTCTGGAGGCTTTTTTGAGCCACAATGCCTCCTGGCAAGTCGTGGGAGCCCTGAACTACCTCTTTCACCACCATCCGAACGAACTTGGCGCAGTTGTGCCGGAACTGTCCACTGAACGGCCACCCGGATCATTCTACATAAGAAGGAAATCGTGA
- the xrt gene encoding exosortase has translation MIFVTVGAQMPFDRLIRAVDEWAGRNTQAYVYAQIGETDYEPRHIRWDKFVTPDQLRTLVQSSDVVVAHAGMGTIITSLQAGRPILVMPRRGDLLETRNDHQVATAKQLQHLDLVSVAWDESELAARLDTCLTDIKARHQISPYATGELCDAIGEFLDNPSATRPIDGVICFGGVDWWYHNRGHYDIQMMRELSRHMPVLYVNSIGMRTPSVGEGRVFFGRVARKLRSWSRGLQLIRPNFGVLSPVSVPKFHQSTWAQRHLIEQVQDSAAWMGINNPLIWAACPPAAEVIERLPAAAVVYQRTDRFEHYPGVNTERIRAYDLSLKSQADLTVFCSTSVFEDERDECLRAGFVDHGVDYDTFSNAAGGPEPEDVRSIPHPRVGFVGGIDRHTFDPELFLEVARSMPECSFVLVGGCSLPEGWCALENVHLLGRKPYEEVSAYMAACDVLIMPWNRSPWIKACNPVKLKEYLAVGRPVVSTPFDELMRYNEYVSVAETPAEFAGAVRAALESPPDAAVLRARVAGETWAAKAAAVVSTLKDAGLRFREPEAIEAVKQEEAAAVNVAEPSAGGAGSAGISGYWKKPILAMAALLAAAGVWVASDAWLDIHRLGMRDEESSHVLLAIPAAIWLAWIRRDYVAGARRTGTWLGPVMVIIGWFLYGFGDVQLYQSIWHFGAILIAVGCITSVIGRQALYRLWPAFVVLLFLIPVPAIVRAQIAPPMQTITAQMTAYLLQTVGEPVTLSGKVLIVNGVSVGIAEACNGIRMVFALALVCFFYAFSAELRPGTRLLILMASPVVAIIVNVVRLVPTVYLYGYASMETAEAFHDFMGWAMMPVALFGLIGVNALFTWALREDPEAKDDISAAPLVAPKHSQT, from the coding sequence GTGATTTTTGTTACTGTGGGCGCCCAGATGCCGTTCGACCGCCTGATCAGGGCTGTGGATGAATGGGCAGGCAGGAATACACAGGCCTACGTATACGCTCAGATTGGCGAAACGGATTACGAACCCCGGCACATCCGCTGGGACAAGTTCGTGACTCCCGATCAGCTCCGTACGCTGGTTCAATCCTCCGATGTCGTGGTTGCCCATGCCGGTATGGGGACAATTATTACGTCGCTTCAGGCTGGACGGCCGATCCTGGTCATGCCGCGGCGGGGCGACTTGCTGGAAACGCGAAACGATCACCAGGTAGCGACGGCCAAACAGCTGCAGCATCTGGATCTGGTAAGCGTTGCCTGGGACGAATCCGAACTGGCTGCGCGGCTGGACACCTGCCTGACGGACATCAAGGCCCGCCATCAGATCTCCCCATACGCAACCGGTGAACTTTGTGATGCAATCGGCGAGTTTCTTGATAACCCAAGCGCGACCCGCCCAATCGATGGGGTCATTTGCTTCGGTGGTGTGGACTGGTGGTACCACAACCGCGGACACTACGACATACAGATGATGCGCGAGTTGAGCCGGCACATGCCAGTGCTCTACGTGAATTCCATAGGGATGCGAACGCCGTCCGTGGGAGAAGGAAGGGTCTTTTTCGGTCGAGTCGCCCGGAAGTTGCGGAGCTGGTCGCGCGGGTTGCAATTGATTCGCCCCAATTTCGGCGTACTGAGTCCGGTCTCGGTACCGAAGTTTCACCAATCAACATGGGCGCAGCGCCATTTGATTGAACAAGTTCAAGATTCGGCTGCCTGGATGGGAATCAACAATCCACTGATCTGGGCCGCCTGCCCACCCGCTGCCGAAGTCATCGAGCGGCTGCCCGCGGCCGCCGTGGTCTATCAGCGCACCGACAGATTCGAACACTACCCCGGTGTTAACACCGAGCGCATTCGCGCCTACGACCTTTCCCTGAAGAGCCAGGCGGACTTGACGGTTTTCTGTTCCACGAGCGTCTTTGAGGACGAGCGCGACGAATGCTTGCGCGCGGGCTTCGTGGACCACGGCGTGGACTACGATACCTTCTCGAATGCCGCCGGCGGGCCGGAGCCCGAGGATGTGCGTTCCATCCCCCACCCCCGAGTCGGGTTTGTGGGCGGGATTGACAGGCATACCTTCGACCCGGAACTTTTTCTCGAGGTCGCGCGCTCAATGCCGGAATGTTCCTTTGTGCTGGTCGGCGGGTGCTCCCTGCCGGAAGGCTGGTGCGCGCTGGAGAACGTGCACCTGCTCGGGCGCAAGCCGTACGAGGAAGTCTCCGCCTACATGGCGGCGTGTGACGTGCTGATCATGCCGTGGAACCGCAGCCCGTGGATCAAGGCGTGCAACCCGGTGAAGCTGAAGGAGTACCTGGCGGTGGGGCGTCCGGTGGTCAGCACCCCATTTGACGAACTTATGCGGTATAATGAGTACGTGTCGGTTGCCGAGACGCCGGCGGAGTTCGCCGGAGCGGTGCGCGCCGCGCTGGAATCGCCGCCCGACGCGGCGGTATTGCGGGCGCGGGTTGCCGGCGAAACGTGGGCGGCCAAGGCCGCCGCGGTGGTGAGCACTTTGAAGGACGCGGGCCTTCGTTTCCGGGAACCGGAGGCGATTGAAGCGGTTAAACAGGAGGAAGCAGCGGCAGTGAACGTAGCAGAACCGTCCGCGGGAGGGGCTGGTTCGGCAGGGATCAGTGGATACTGGAAAAAGCCCATCCTGGCGATGGCGGCGCTGCTCGCCGCGGCGGGCGTCTGGGTCGCCTCCGATGCGTGGCTGGACATTCACCGGCTCGGGATGCGGGACGAGGAATCGAGCCATGTCCTGCTCGCTATCCCGGCCGCGATCTGGCTCGCGTGGATCCGGCGCGACTATGTCGCGGGCGCGCGGCGTACCGGCACGTGGCTCGGCCCCGTGATGGTAATTATTGGCTGGTTTCTCTACGGGTTTGGCGATGTGCAGCTTTACCAGAGCATCTGGCACTTTGGCGCGATCCTGATTGCCGTGGGGTGTATCACGTCGGTGATCGGTCGCCAGGCGTTGTACCGGCTCTGGCCCGCGTTTGTGGTGCTTCTGTTCCTGATCCCGGTGCCGGCCATAGTGCGCGCGCAAATCGCGCCGCCCATGCAGACGATCACCGCCCAAATGACCGCCTACTTATTGCAGACGGTCGGTGAACCGGTAACGCTGAGCGGCAAGGTCTTGATCGTGAACGGCGTCTCGGTGGGCATCGCGGAGGCCTGCAACGGCATACGCATGGTGTTTGCGCTGGCGCTCGTGTGTTTTTTTTATGCGTTCTCCGCGGAACTCCGCCCCGGAACGCGCCTCTTGATATTGATGGCCAGCCCGGTGGTGGCGATCATCGTCAATGTGGTGCGGCTCGTGCCCACGGTCTATCTCTACGGCTACGCCAGCATGGAAACAGCGGAGGCCTTTCACGACTTCATGGGCTGGGCGATGATGCCCGTGGCGCTGTTCGGACTAATCGGCGTCAACGCCCTGTTCACGTGGGCGCTGCGCGAAGATCCCGAGGCGAAAGACGACATTTCGGCGGCGCCCCTTGTGGCGCCGAAACACTCTCAAACATGA